Proteins co-encoded in one Bacillus infantis NRRL B-14911 genomic window:
- a CDS encoding MFS transporter, translating into MKPGLSVSGALLVISGILVASNIYTLIPIYGEMAASLHADEGAIITAGSLFSIFYAMGLLTFGPLSDRAGRKKVIVFGMLASALATFAVGLSGSEVSLHFLRSLQGFVLGSFAPVAFAYSSDLFSGRGRTLLLVLINTGFLLAGILGQLISSVLTLHYGWQSVFLFFSVCYLALFILAWILLPATGKPAVQGSVFSSFAVLLKNTRLLSCYVIAFTLLFSFAAFYDSLARQFSGTFQELFLLRAAGMAGAILSLFTGKLIETFGVYRTLITGLWLGILSMCLLLTGAEMLVILSVSFVASISLLIPSIITLIGSLGGERRAKALSLYSFVLLTGASLASPAAAILPFAGVLILLLCCFAVDLVIVHRLEKAGRDL; encoded by the coding sequence ATGAAACCAGGTTTGTCCGTCTCCGGAGCCCTGCTTGTCATTTCCGGGATACTGGTCGCTTCGAATATTTATACCCTCATTCCCATATACGGTGAAATGGCCGCCTCTCTCCATGCAGATGAAGGAGCAATCATCACAGCCGGAAGCCTTTTTTCCATCTTTTATGCCATGGGCCTTTTAACATTCGGCCCCCTGTCAGACAGGGCAGGCAGAAAGAAGGTCATTGTCTTTGGGATGCTCGCTTCTGCGCTTGCCACCTTTGCGGTCGGACTTTCCGGCAGTGAAGTCAGCCTTCACTTCCTCCGGTCACTTCAGGGATTTGTTCTCGGAAGTTTTGCACCTGTGGCTTTTGCCTATTCTTCCGACTTATTTTCGGGCCGCGGAAGAACGCTTCTGCTTGTGCTCATCAATACGGGCTTTCTCCTTGCAGGCATACTCGGCCAGCTGATCAGCTCTGTCCTTACCCTGCATTATGGCTGGCAATCTGTCTTTTTATTTTTTTCTGTATGCTATCTCGCGCTATTCATTTTGGCCTGGATTTTGCTGCCTGCGACAGGAAAGCCTGCAGTCCAGGGAAGCGTCTTTTCATCCTTTGCGGTCCTGCTGAAAAATACCAGGCTTCTGTCATGCTATGTGATTGCTTTTACTCTGCTGTTTTCGTTTGCAGCTTTCTATGACAGCCTTGCGCGGCAATTCAGCGGCACCTTCCAGGAACTGTTCCTTCTTAGGGCGGCAGGCATGGCAGGCGCCATTTTATCCCTTTTCACCGGCAAGTTAATTGAAACATTCGGGGTTTACCGCACACTAATAACCGGCCTTTGGCTTGGGATCCTGAGCATGTGCCTTCTTCTCACAGGGGCGGAAATGCTTGTTATTCTATCAGTCTCTTTCGTCGCCTCGATCTCTCTCTTGATTCCTTCGATCATCACATTGATTGGATCATTGGGCGGAGAGCGGCGCGCCAAAGCTTTATCACTCTACTCTTTCGTTCTCTTAACCGGGGCGAGCCTTGCCTCGCCAGCTGCCGCCATCCTGCCTTTTGCCGGGGTGCTCATTCTTCTGCTATGCTGTTTTGCAGTTGATTTGGTGATTGTTCATAGGCTTGAGAAGGCGGGGAGGGATTTGTAG
- the addB gene encoding helicase-exonuclease AddAB subunit AddB, whose protein sequence is MSVRFILGRSGSGKTSLCLEEIREKMKIEPNGHPVVYLVPEQMTFLSEYKLITTPGLGGMIRTQVLSFTRLAWKVLQETGGISRYHLNSTGVNMLIRKIIEDKKDELKIFQRAAGKNGFIGQMEQMLTEFKRYCIEPGALAGKREELESRRGSRGLQDKLHDMELIYKQFEEGLLGKYVDSEDYFRLLTEKAGMSEYLKNAEVYIDGFYSYTPQEYMIIEQLIRVCKRVTVTFTLDRPYKTAVPEDLHLFRMSAESYQSVYEIAGMAGAEMEQEVLLNGQQRWDNDSLRHMERAFSSRPAEPFAGKANVHIAQAVNRRAEIEGAAREIKRLAAEEGYRFKDIALLMRNGSVYHDIIETIFDDYGIPFFIDQKRTMMNHPLIELIRSSLEVITGYWRYEPVFRAVKTELLFPSRADLGVIREKMDKLENYVLAYGVQGEKWTKKDRWNYRRIRGLEFEQIVQTDLEKEREEELNQMRDLIAAPILRLSRRLKKADSGRRLCEAVYLYLEELDIPTKLERWKLEEEDKGNLVKAREHDQAWNAVMELLDQFVEMLGDEKISMKQFASILDSGMESLRFSLVPPAMDQVLAADLDKSRLSDIKAAFVIGLNEGVLPGKFTEEGVLADADREKLLQSGLKIAHGSKVRLLDEDFLAYRAFSTPSSHLYISYPLANEEGKALMPSPYISRANELFPEAGQLMWMADPFELPEEEQLLFAMNEDTSLSYLASQLQMNKRGYKISGIWWDVYNYYHAHPRLGDTARKVLSSLHYENRTARLSEEAAKELYGETIQASVSRMELFHSCPFSHFAQHGLKLRDRKVFRLEAPDIGDLFHAALKFIAETVMDKRMSWSDMTRQECEKLAKEAVEMLAPKLQNEILLSSNRHFYIKRKLENIISRASYILSEHSRASGFSPVGLELGFGPKDKLPPLSFKLRNGTNMELVGRIDRVDKAENENGVYLRVIDYKSSARDLNISEVYYGLALQMLTYLDIIITHSGDIAGKKADPAGVMYFHVHNPIVNSPKLLTLDEIEEEIFKKFKMNGLLLGDENVLRLMDQTLDSGDSSIISAGFKKDGTITKRSKVATRDDFESLRKFVRGTYTKTGDAIISGSADISPYKMKDKVPCTFCSFKSVCQFDESVESNEYRVLSPKSNEELMDKIRKEAGENG, encoded by the coding sequence ATGTCTGTACGTTTTATATTAGGCCGGAGCGGCAGCGGCAAGACTTCGCTCTGCCTTGAAGAAATCAGGGAGAAAATGAAAATCGAGCCGAATGGCCATCCAGTTGTTTATCTGGTGCCTGAGCAGATGACGTTTCTTTCGGAATATAAGCTCATCACAACCCCGGGGCTTGGCGGGATGATCCGTACACAGGTCTTGTCATTTACAAGGCTTGCCTGGAAGGTGCTGCAGGAAACAGGCGGGATCAGCCGCTATCATTTGAACAGCACCGGCGTTAATATGCTCATCAGAAAAATAATTGAAGATAAAAAAGATGAACTGAAAATCTTTCAGCGGGCGGCAGGCAAGAACGGCTTTATCGGCCAAATGGAGCAGATGCTGACAGAATTCAAACGGTACTGCATTGAGCCGGGAGCTCTTGCAGGGAAACGGGAAGAACTTGAATCCCGAAGGGGCAGCAGGGGGCTTCAGGACAAGCTGCATGATATGGAATTGATCTATAAGCAGTTCGAAGAAGGCCTTCTTGGCAAGTACGTAGATTCTGAAGACTATTTCCGCCTTCTTACTGAAAAAGCAGGGATGTCGGAGTACCTGAAAAATGCCGAGGTGTATATCGACGGCTTTTACAGCTATACGCCCCAGGAATATATGATCATCGAGCAGCTTATCAGAGTCTGCAAAAGAGTGACGGTGACATTTACGCTTGACAGGCCATATAAAACAGCAGTCCCGGAAGATCTTCATCTTTTCAGGATGTCGGCAGAATCATACCAGTCGGTCTATGAGATTGCGGGGATGGCCGGGGCCGAGATGGAACAGGAAGTGCTTCTCAATGGTCAGCAGCGCTGGGACAATGACTCGCTCCGCCATATGGAAAGAGCCTTCAGCAGCAGGCCTGCCGAGCCTTTTGCAGGAAAAGCAAACGTCCATATTGCACAGGCAGTGAACAGGAGAGCAGAAATAGAAGGTGCGGCCAGAGAGATTAAGAGACTGGCAGCAGAAGAGGGATACCGATTTAAAGACATTGCCCTTTTAATGAGGAATGGATCAGTTTACCATGACATCATTGAAACCATCTTTGATGATTACGGGATTCCGTTTTTTATCGATCAAAAGCGGACGATGATGAACCATCCGCTTATTGAGCTTATCCGCTCATCACTTGAGGTCATTACCGGCTACTGGAGGTATGAGCCTGTTTTTCGCGCAGTCAAAACCGAACTGCTGTTTCCGTCCCGGGCGGATCTTGGCGTGATCAGGGAAAAAATGGACAAGCTTGAAAACTATGTTCTGGCATATGGTGTCCAGGGCGAGAAGTGGACAAAAAAGGACCGCTGGAATTACCGCCGCATCAGGGGGCTTGAATTTGAGCAGATCGTCCAGACCGACTTGGAAAAAGAGCGGGAAGAAGAGCTGAATCAAATGAGGGACCTGATCGCTGCACCGATACTCCGGCTCTCCAGGAGGCTTAAGAAGGCCGACAGCGGAAGAAGGCTGTGCGAGGCTGTCTATCTTTATTTGGAGGAATTGGATATACCGACGAAGCTGGAGCGCTGGAAGCTGGAAGAGGAAGATAAGGGGAATCTTGTAAAGGCAAGGGAACATGATCAGGCCTGGAATGCTGTCATGGAGCTTCTGGACCAGTTTGTAGAAATGCTCGGGGATGAGAAGATCAGCATGAAGCAGTTTGCCTCAATCCTTGATTCAGGAATGGAATCTCTCCGCTTCTCTCTTGTTCCGCCGGCTATGGACCAGGTGCTCGCAGCAGATCTGGACAAATCTCGTTTGTCGGATATAAAGGCAGCGTTTGTCATCGGGCTGAATGAGGGTGTCCTGCCTGGCAAGTTCACTGAGGAAGGAGTGCTTGCTGATGCTGACCGGGAGAAGCTTCTGCAGTCAGGGCTTAAAATTGCCCATGGCAGCAAGGTCAGGCTCCTGGATGAGGATTTTCTGGCTTATCGCGCCTTTTCCACACCTTCCTCCCATCTGTACATCAGCTATCCGCTCGCCAATGAAGAGGGCAAGGCACTGATGCCGTCGCCTTATATCAGCCGGGCAAACGAACTGTTCCCGGAGGCGGGGCAGCTGATGTGGATGGCCGATCCGTTCGAACTTCCTGAGGAGGAGCAGCTATTATTCGCCATGAACGAGGATACGAGTCTTTCTTATCTGGCTTCCCAGCTCCAGATGAATAAAAGAGGCTATAAAATCAGCGGAATCTGGTGGGATGTCTACAATTATTATCATGCCCATCCAAGGCTCGGGGACACGGCCAGAAAAGTACTTTCCAGCCTGCATTACGAAAACAGAACGGCCAGGCTTTCGGAAGAGGCTGCCAAGGAGCTTTACGGGGAAACGATCCAGGCAAGTGTATCAAGGATGGAGCTTTTCCACAGCTGCCCATTTTCACATTTTGCCCAGCATGGCCTGAAGCTCCGGGACAGGAAGGTCTTCCGCCTGGAAGCGCCGGATATCGGAGATCTGTTCCATGCTGCGTTGAAATTCATAGCTGAGACCGTCATGGATAAAAGGATGTCCTGGTCTGACATGACAAGGCAGGAATGCGAGAAGCTTGCCAAAGAAGCGGTGGAGATGCTTGCGCCAAAGCTTCAGAATGAGATACTGCTGAGCTCGAACCGCCACTTTTATATCAAGCGTAAGCTCGAAAATATCATCAGCAGGGCTTCGTATATACTGAGCGAGCACAGCAGGGCAAGCGGGTTCTCCCCAGTCGGCCTTGAGCTCGGCTTTGGCCCTAAGGATAAACTTCCGCCTCTGTCCTTTAAGTTGAGGAATGGGACGAACATGGAGCTGGTCGGCCGGATTGATCGGGTTGATAAAGCGGAAAATGAAAATGGCGTATACCTTCGGGTGATCGATTATAAATCCAGCGCAAGGGATCTGAATATCAGTGAAGTCTACTATGGGCTTGCTCTGCAGATGCTTACCTACCTGGACATCATCATCACCCACTCAGGGGATATAGCAGGGAAAAAGGCCGATCCTGCAGGAGTCATGTACTTCCATGTCCATAATCCGATTGTGAACTCTCCGAAGCTTCTCACACTCGATGAGATTGAAGAGGAGATCTTTAAGAAGTTCAAAATGAACGGCCTTCTTCTCGGCGATGAAAATGTTTTAAGGCTCATGGACCAGACACTTGATTCCGGCGACTCCTCGATTATATCGGCTGGATTTAAAAAGGACGGCACCATCACGAAAAGGTCGAAGGTAGCCACAAGGGACGACTTCGAGAGCCTTCGGAAATTTGTCCGGGGAACCTACACAAAAACCGGGGACGCGATCATCAGCGGATCAGCAGATATTTCCCCTTATAAAATGAAGGACAAGGTGCCTTGTACATTCTGTTCGTTCAAGTCAGTCTGCCAGTTTGATGAATCGGTTGAATCGAATGAGTACAGGGTGCTTTCCCCTAAGTCAAATGAAGAACTGATGGATAAGATACGAAAGGAGGCGGGAGAGAATGGCTAA
- a CDS encoding GNAT family N-acetyltransferase — protein MITEKMLEGENIRLGYFAEKDLENILEWHTGELFMRHLDAVPVKPRTKDDLKKQWLEETSDAFRFAVIHKNTEKVIGFAEVNGVLWTHKTAWVSLGIGSEEHWGKGYGREALQCLIDYSFNELNLHRLQLTVFSYNSRAIRLYEKFGFKKEGAFREFMERNGQRYDMFLYGLLRRERQKSPE, from the coding sequence ATGATTACAGAGAAAATGCTGGAAGGCGAAAATATCAGACTAGGCTATTTTGCGGAAAAAGATCTGGAAAACATATTGGAGTGGCATACAGGAGAGCTTTTTATGCGCCATCTTGATGCGGTGCCTGTAAAGCCGCGGACGAAGGATGACCTGAAAAAGCAATGGCTGGAGGAAACCAGTGATGCGTTCCGATTTGCTGTCATCCATAAAAACACTGAAAAGGTAATCGGGTTTGCTGAGGTTAATGGTGTGCTTTGGACGCATAAGACTGCCTGGGTCAGCCTGGGCATCGGCAGCGAAGAGCACTGGGGGAAAGGATATGGAAGAGAAGCGCTTCAATGTCTGATTGACTATAGCTTCAATGAACTGAATCTCCATCGCCTTCAGCTTACCGTGTTTTCCTATAACAGCCGGGCCATCAGGCTGTATGAAAAATTCGGCTTTAAAAAAGAAGGAGCCTTCCGTGAGTTTATGGAACGAAACGGGCAAAGATATGATATGTTCCTCTATGGACTCCTCCGCAGAGAAAGGCAGAAAAGTCCGGAATGA